In Archangium violaceum, the following are encoded in one genomic region:
- a CDS encoding serine/threonine-protein kinase, with amino-acid sequence MPRQLGPYRLVRRLGAGGMAEVFLALAFGASGFEKRVVLKVLRPEHQGNPTYERMFLEEGRLGARLSHRNLVGVHDLGYADGAYYVRLDYVEGADLASLLARGPPGVPLALFVADELALALAAVHGLEDEAGRPLGLVHRDVTPSNVLVSRLGEVKLADFGIAKATLLRDQTRSGVRKGTYAYMSPEQVRGGAVGPASDLFSLGTTLHELLTGRRPFDGETPLETMERIREADVGPLEDVDEELRPVLRACLARRPEDRPGSAEEVRRMLSPPRRARPEAGPPELARWVRETLGAAREGGRAEETVLEDS; translated from the coding sequence TTGCCGCGACAGCTGGGCCCCTACCGCCTCGTGCGCCGGCTCGGCGCGGGGGGCATGGCCGAGGTGTTCCTCGCGCTGGCCTTCGGCGCCAGCGGTTTCGAGAAGCGCGTGGTGCTCAAGGTGCTCCGCCCCGAGCACCAGGGCAATCCCACCTACGAGCGCATGTTCCTCGAGGAGGGCCGGCTGGGCGCGAGGCTGAGCCACCGCAACCTCGTGGGGGTGCACGACCTGGGATACGCGGACGGCGCCTACTACGTGCGGCTGGACTACGTGGAGGGCGCGGACCTGGCGAGCCTCCTGGCGCGCGGGCCGCCCGGGGTGCCGCTGGCCCTCTTCGTGGCGGACGAGCTGGCCCTGGCGCTCGCCGCGGTGCACGGCCTGGAGGACGAGGCGGGGCGGCCCCTGGGGCTGGTGCACCGGGATGTCACGCCCTCCAACGTGCTGGTGTCCCGGCTGGGCGAGGTGAAGCTGGCGGACTTCGGCATCGCCAAGGCCACGCTGCTGCGAGACCAGACGCGCTCCGGGGTGCGCAAGGGGACGTACGCGTACATGTCCCCCGAGCAGGTGCGCGGTGGCGCGGTGGGCCCCGCGAGCGATCTCTTCTCCCTGGGCACCACGCTCCACGAGCTGCTCACCGGGCGGCGCCCCTTCGATGGGGAGACGCCGCTGGAGACGATGGAGCGCATCCGCGAGGCGGACGTGGGGCCGCTCGAGGACGTGGACGAGGAGCTCCGTCCCGTGCTCCGGGCCTGCCTGGCGCGGAGGCCGGAGGACAGGCCGGGGTCCGCCGAGGAAGTGCGCCGGATGCTCTCCCCGCCGCGGCGCGCGCGCCCCGAGGCCGGGCCGCCGGAACTGGCCCGCTGGGTGCGCGAGACCCTGGGCGCCGCGCGGGAGGGAGGCCGCGCCGAGGAGACCGTGCTGGAGGACTCGTGA
- a CDS encoding sigma 54-interacting transcriptional regulator, producing the protein MSETVLSTQQDAPGNTPPRRCQLVVVDGPDTGRAVALGQTPVRVGTREGCALRLSDPRVSGEHLELHAEAAGFVVRDLGSRNGTLYEGSRIGEVRVRVGATFKVGRSFLRIQSEGQPWEVAPSQARRFGELVGESLAMRELFAVLEHVAPTDTTVLIQGETGTGKEVVARALHEASARRKGPFVAVDCGALPEGLVESELFGHVRGAFTGALAARSGAFVRAHGGTLFLDELAGIPPSVQARLLRVLEERRVRPVGGDAEQAVDVRVVAASRVDLSLAVAEGTFRPDLYYRLAVVTLPLPPLRQRREDLPLLVADLLRRRGLEPGVIHGPGLELLSGHDWPGNVRELRNVLERALVLSPRAHGFEELRLSLQPHGTGPEVPLRTDLPFAEAKQAVLEAFERHYLRDVLARAGGNLSEAARQAGVDRKHLRTLARRHGLLPEDTEPP; encoded by the coding sequence GTGTCCGAGACCGTCCTCTCCACCCAACAGGATGCCCCCGGGAACACCCCGCCCCGGCGCTGCCAGCTCGTCGTCGTCGACGGGCCCGACACCGGGCGCGCGGTGGCGCTCGGGCAGACGCCGGTGCGGGTGGGCACGCGCGAGGGGTGCGCGCTGCGGCTGAGCGATCCGCGCGTCTCGGGCGAGCACCTGGAGCTCCACGCGGAGGCGGCGGGCTTCGTGGTGAGGGACCTGGGCAGCCGCAACGGCACACTCTACGAGGGCTCGCGGATTGGCGAGGTGCGGGTGCGCGTGGGAGCCACCTTCAAGGTGGGGCGGAGCTTCCTGCGCATCCAGTCCGAGGGGCAGCCGTGGGAGGTGGCCCCGAGCCAGGCCCGGCGCTTCGGAGAGCTGGTGGGCGAGAGCCTCGCCATGCGCGAGCTGTTCGCGGTGCTGGAGCACGTGGCCCCCACGGACACCACGGTGCTCATCCAGGGCGAGACGGGGACGGGCAAGGAGGTGGTGGCGCGCGCCCTCCACGAGGCGAGCGCCCGGCGCAAGGGGCCCTTCGTGGCGGTGGACTGCGGCGCGCTGCCAGAGGGGCTGGTGGAGAGCGAGCTCTTCGGACACGTGCGCGGCGCCTTCACGGGAGCGCTGGCGGCACGCTCGGGTGCCTTCGTGCGGGCCCATGGCGGCACGCTCTTCCTCGACGAGCTGGCGGGCATCCCGCCCTCGGTGCAGGCGCGACTGCTGCGCGTGCTGGAGGAGCGCCGGGTGCGCCCCGTGGGAGGCGACGCCGAGCAGGCGGTGGACGTGCGGGTGGTGGCGGCCTCGCGGGTGGACCTGTCGCTGGCGGTGGCCGAGGGCACGTTCCGCCCGGACCTCTACTACCGGCTGGCGGTGGTGACCCTCCCCCTGCCCCCGCTGCGCCAGCGCCGGGAGGATCTGCCGTTGCTGGTGGCGGACCTGCTGCGCCGCAGGGGCTTGGAGCCGGGTGTCATCCACGGCCCGGGGCTGGAGCTGCTCTCCGGGCATGACTGGCCGGGCAACGTGCGCGAGCTGCGCAACGTGCTGGAGCGGGCGCTGGTGCTCTCTCCCCGGGCGCACGGCTTCGAGGAGCTGCGCCTGTCACTCCAACCGCATGGCACGGGGCCGGAGGTGCCGCTGCGCACGGACCTGCCCTTCGCGGAGGCGAAGCAGGCGGTGCTGGAGGCCTTCGAGCGGCACTATCTGCGGGACGTGCTGGCCCGAGCGGGAGGCAACCTCTCGGAGGCCGCGCGGCAGGCCGGAGTGGATCGCAAGCACCTGCGAACCCTGGCCCGGCGCCACGGTCTCCTACCAGAAGACACCGAGCCGCCTTGA